In a genomic window of Corynebacterium lizhenjunii:
- a CDS encoding helix-turn-helix domain-containing protein has product MASPISSILSHLTNGTRVPDELAARLDAADAAALRALEHTIASHRTWRVMSTKLLDVSQMLNAGRDSGEVCDAIVRHARAIIGTDVGYISLNDADSGFTNVLTTTGVQTKEFREIRMPIGSGVLGIVAATNRPAWTYDHAQDPDVTHVDYVDAAVRAEGIRAILGAPIRIGGTTIGALLVGDRHPRHYSREEIAALELLGAMAGVALETAQVIETQGESVAQLTRSQVALSRHIQDLEWLNRVDAQLLQVLTGSAGFEQLAAVLTEVLEAEVVLWLADAPSPSPWAQLIATACRTRTFTTAAHDDVRDSGDGDSHPARADGEDSGRDGSSATGGAARCVLPVEFNSRLLGCICVGREVTQMQARILTHASSAFSAIALFHEALVDATARKVDDLVYSVVLGNAGKEEATRLRQLTGIDITRPQGLYFLAIAGDALAKNTAKAPAKTPAKAPVNVPAPAVGLSPRTVEDKLRGATAITRHDQHLCVLFAPDGDLDSAVAPLLQASAGTAVAAVEVGASRTIPQAHDAALAYLDSALALGLRGQLVTEATLGSVGLILGADPHALEMLRTHTIGRLLDYDATHHTALAQTAYHYLLHGHSVAETAKAVFVHVNTVRQRLERIDNLLGSDWATGPRSLDIYLALRLAMLERSTRA; this is encoded by the coding sequence ATGGCCTCCCCCATCAGCAGTATCCTCAGCCATCTCACCAACGGCACCCGCGTACCGGATGAACTCGCCGCGCGCCTCGATGCCGCAGATGCCGCCGCCCTGCGCGCCCTGGAGCACACCATCGCCTCCCACCGCACGTGGCGGGTGATGTCCACCAAGTTGCTCGATGTCTCCCAGATGCTCAACGCAGGCCGCGATTCCGGGGAGGTTTGCGACGCGATTGTGCGCCACGCCCGTGCCATTATCGGTACGGATGTGGGCTACATCAGCCTCAATGATGCAGACTCCGGCTTTACTAATGTCTTGACCACCACTGGGGTGCAGACTAAGGAGTTTCGGGAGATCCGTATGCCCATCGGTTCCGGGGTGTTGGGCATAGTCGCTGCCACCAACCGTCCGGCTTGGACTTATGACCATGCGCAGGACCCGGACGTCACGCACGTCGATTATGTAGACGCCGCGGTGCGTGCGGAGGGCATCCGCGCCATTTTGGGCGCCCCCATTCGTATTGGTGGCACCACTATTGGCGCGCTGCTGGTGGGTGACCGCCACCCGCGCCATTATTCGCGCGAGGAAATCGCCGCACTGGAGCTGCTGGGCGCAATGGCGGGGGTGGCCCTGGAGACCGCCCAGGTTATTGAGACCCAAGGCGAGTCCGTTGCCCAGTTGACTCGCTCCCAGGTGGCGCTAAGCCGGCACATCCAGGACCTTGAGTGGCTCAATAGGGTGGATGCCCAATTGTTGCAGGTCCTAACCGGCAGCGCTGGCTTTGAGCAGCTGGCTGCCGTGCTCACCGAGGTCTTGGAGGCCGAGGTTGTGCTTTGGCTTGCCGATGCCCCCTCCCCCTCACCCTGGGCGCAGCTCATCGCTACTGCCTGCCGCACGCGCACGTTTACCACCGCTGCCCACGACGACGTCCGGGATAGCGGCGACGGCGATAGCCACCCGGCCAGGGCCGACGGCGAGGATAGCGGCCGCGACGGTTCCTCCGCTACAGGCGGGGCCGCCAGGTGCGTGTTACCGGTGGAGTTCAATAGCAGGCTGTTGGGGTGTATCTGCGTGGGCCGGGAGGTCACGCAAATGCAGGCGCGCATCCTCACCCATGCATCCTCGGCTTTTAGCGCCATTGCGTTATTTCATGAGGCGTTGGTGGATGCCACCGCTCGCAAGGTTGATGACTTGGTTTATTCGGTGGTGCTGGGTAATGCCGGCAAGGAGGAGGCCACGCGCTTGCGTCAGCTCACCGGGATAGACATCACCCGGCCGCAGGGGTTGTATTTCTTGGCCATTGCAGGTGATGCCTTGGCTAAGAACACGGCTAAGGCTCCGGCTAAGACCCCGGCTAAGGCTCCGGTGAACGTCCCGGCACCTGCCGTGGGGCTCTCACCCCGCACCGTCGAAGACAAGCTGCGTGGAGCTACCGCGATAACCCGGCATGACCAACACCTATGCGTGCTCTTTGCTCCTGACGGTGACCTCGATTCCGCAGTGGCACCGCTGTTGCAGGCCAGTGCAGGTACGGCAGTCGCGGCAGTAGAAGTTGGTGCGTCTAGAACCATTCCCCAGGCTCACGATGCCGCCTTGGCTTACCTAGATTCCGCCCTCGCCCTGGGGTTACGCGGACAGCTGGTCACGGAAGCCACGTTGGGCTCGGTGGGGCTCATCCTGGGGGCGGACCCGCACGCGTTAGAGATGCTGCGCACCCACACCATTGGCCGGCTGCTGGACTACGATGCCACCCACCACACCGCCTTGGCTCAGACCGCCTACCATTACCTGCTGCACGGTCACAGTGTGGCTGAGACTGCTAAGGCCGTGTTTGTCCACGTCAACACGGTGCGCCAGCGTTTGGAGCGCATAGATAACCTCCTGGGCAGCGATTGGGCCACCGGTCCACGCAGCTTGGATATTTACCTGGCCCTGCGCCTAGCCATGCTGGAGCGCAGCACACGCGCATAG
- a CDS encoding class I SAM-dependent DNA methyltransferase, protein MARLNLKAIEERIKPLAGREAYDKQFIFDLLLAYGRSKSSITRLRTGSLNVAEHPETEVAQKNIVYFRYTQGDLLAELEELRLSPLVTKFTPRFVIVSDYVQLIAYDTKTAENRTFNLREIDQHFTFFLPWAGMEKAQYTAESHADVKAAEKMGKLFDELASANPGLLDNPDNRHGLNVFFTRLLFCYFAEDTGIFTQNQFTNAVGSHTLEDGSDTAEFIRDLFAALDEADPARKPAHLADFPYVNGRLFRTDSALTVPRFSAKAREMLIELGRQIWLDINPDIFGSMFQAIVTPGKRSNLGQHYTSVPNILKTIEPLFLDGLREEFENAYDNPKKLEALLVRIGRIKVFDPACGSGNFLVIAYKELRRLEHSILQRQAELEGTVKLFDKSRINIENFFGIEIDDFAVEVAILSLWIAKHQMNQELKKLFGVEIPLIPLKETGHIHAGNATRIDWNDVCPNNGTDEIYLIGNPPYVGSSMQTAEQKEDFVHVFNATKYPKKLDYIALWFIKGADYITDSAAELAFVSTNSITQGEQVGMLWPSIFAHGVHIHFAHTSFKWENNAKGAAGVTVVVVGLSTSTNTERFIFNEDLKNAVNHINGYLTDAPDVFIASPSKPLAKQLPPMTYGSKSTDGGGLSFDVHEKEQFVTSWPDGAPFIKKYMGAQEFIKGIDRFCLWITDESVADAKQVKGIVQRLKIVERMRLESKKLATQERARTPYRFAEARYKPTDSIIVPSVSSERREYIPMGFLGPDTVISNLAFAVYDAEPWLFGLLTSRMHMVWTRAVAGQLGTSLRYSNTIVYNNFPVRELTDTEKQELTQKALRILDVREYHCEKTPAQLYDPDLMPDNLREAHWGVDKFVDSLYSDRGFETDEDRLSTLFAMYERMTAAEDAAQPKKRTRKKKS, encoded by the coding sequence GTGGCTCGCCTGAATCTGAAAGCAATTGAAGAACGCATCAAGCCCCTGGCTGGGCGCGAAGCCTACGATAAGCAGTTCATTTTTGATCTTTTGCTGGCTTATGGCCGTTCCAAGAGCAGTATCACGCGCCTGCGTACTGGCTCGTTGAATGTGGCGGAGCATCCTGAGACCGAGGTTGCTCAGAAGAACATCGTATACTTCCGCTATACCCAGGGGGATCTGCTGGCGGAGCTGGAGGAGCTGCGACTCTCTCCCTTGGTCACTAAGTTCACCCCGCGCTTTGTCATTGTCAGCGATTATGTGCAGCTGATTGCCTATGACACCAAGACGGCAGAAAACCGCACCTTTAACCTGCGTGAGATTGATCAGCACTTCACGTTCTTCCTGCCCTGGGCCGGCATGGAAAAAGCCCAGTACACCGCAGAGTCCCACGCTGATGTGAAGGCCGCAGAGAAGATGGGCAAGCTCTTCGATGAGCTCGCCAGCGCCAACCCCGGTTTGTTGGATAACCCAGACAACCGCCACGGCCTCAACGTCTTCTTCACTCGCCTGCTGTTTTGCTACTTTGCTGAAGACACCGGCATTTTCACCCAGAACCAGTTCACCAATGCTGTCGGCTCTCACACCTTAGAGGATGGTTCGGATACAGCCGAGTTCATCCGTGACCTGTTCGCCGCGTTGGACGAGGCAGACCCGGCCCGCAAGCCTGCACACCTCGCCGACTTCCCTTATGTCAATGGTCGCCTCTTCCGCACGGATTCTGCACTGACGGTGCCACGCTTTTCTGCCAAGGCCCGCGAGATGCTCATTGAGCTGGGCCGCCAGATTTGGCTAGATATTAACCCCGATATTTTCGGCTCGATGTTCCAGGCGATTGTCACCCCCGGCAAGCGCTCCAACCTGGGCCAGCACTACACCTCGGTGCCGAATATCTTGAAGACCATCGAGCCACTGTTCTTGGATGGCCTACGCGAGGAGTTCGAGAACGCCTACGACAACCCCAAGAAGCTAGAGGCCTTGTTGGTTCGTATTGGGCGTATCAAGGTCTTCGATCCTGCCTGCGGCTCGGGTAACTTCCTGGTTATTGCCTATAAGGAACTGCGACGCCTGGAGCACTCCATCTTGCAGCGCCAGGCAGAGCTCGAAGGCACCGTCAAGCTTTTTGATAAGTCGCGCATTAATATCGAGAACTTCTTTGGCATTGAGATTGATGACTTCGCCGTGGAGGTCGCCATCCTCTCGCTGTGGATTGCCAAGCACCAGATGAACCAGGAGCTGAAGAAGCTCTTCGGAGTAGAGATCCCGCTAATTCCCCTGAAGGAAACCGGCCACATCCACGCCGGCAACGCCACCCGCATCGACTGGAACGACGTCTGCCCCAACAACGGTACCGATGAAATCTATCTGATTGGCAACCCACCGTACGTCGGATCCAGCATGCAAACCGCGGAGCAAAAAGAGGACTTCGTCCACGTTTTTAACGCCACGAAGTACCCCAAGAAGCTGGACTACATTGCACTGTGGTTCATCAAAGGCGCGGATTACATCACTGATAGTGCGGCTGAGCTTGCCTTTGTGAGCACCAACTCGATTACCCAAGGTGAGCAGGTTGGAATGCTGTGGCCTTCTATTTTTGCCCACGGTGTACACATTCACTTCGCTCATACCTCCTTCAAATGGGAGAACAACGCCAAGGGCGCTGCCGGCGTGACCGTGGTGGTTGTAGGCTTGAGCACCTCTACTAACACAGAGCGCTTCATCTTCAACGAGGACCTCAAGAACGCGGTAAACCATATCAATGGATACCTGACTGATGCCCCCGATGTCTTTATTGCAAGTCCATCCAAACCACTGGCGAAACAGCTGCCCCCGATGACATACGGCTCTAAGTCGACGGATGGTGGCGGGCTCTCATTCGATGTACACGAAAAAGAGCAATTTGTCACCTCCTGGCCGGACGGCGCTCCGTTCATTAAGAAGTACATGGGAGCTCAGGAGTTCATCAAAGGTATAGATCGCTTCTGTCTCTGGATCACCGACGAAAGTGTAGCGGATGCGAAGCAGGTCAAAGGCATCGTACAGCGTCTCAAGATCGTGGAAAGAATGCGCTTGGAAAGCAAGAAATTGGCAACCCAAGAACGTGCTAGAACCCCTTACCGTTTCGCTGAAGCGCGATACAAGCCCACCGATTCCATTATCGTTCCCAGTGTTTCTTCTGAGCGGCGTGAGTACATCCCGATGGGTTTCCTTGGGCCCGATACTGTCATCTCCAATCTGGCTTTTGCGGTTTATGATGCTGAGCCGTGGCTGTTTGGCCTGTTGACCTCGCGGATGCACATGGTGTGGACTCGCGCCGTGGCTGGACAGCTTGGAACTTCACTGCGTTATTCCAACACTATCGTTTACAACAACTTCCCCGTGCGCGAACTCACGGACACTGAGAAGCAGGAGCTCACCCAGAAGGCCCTGCGCATTTTGGACGTGCGCGAATATCACTGTGAGAAGACCCCGGCGCAGCTCTATGACCCGGACCTTATGCCGGATAACCTGCGGGAGGCCCACTGGGGCGTCGACAAGTTCGTAGATTCCCTCTATTCCGACCGTGGGTTCGAAACCGATGAGGACAGGTTGTCCACCCTGTTTGCTATGTATGAACGTATGACCGCTGCAGAAGATGCGGCACAGCCGAAGAAGCGCACACGAAAGAAGAAAAGCTAA
- a CDS encoding alcohol dehydrogenase catalytic domain-containing protein, which yields MSDSITIQGAVLERSDAQRPYAQSQPISISELELSAPGEGEVLVKITAAGVCHSDLSVVNNNRPRPLPMLLGHESAGVVEAVGPGVSNVKVGDHVVMTFLPRCGECAGCKTDGKMPCEVGSKSNGEGTLIRGTRHLTRAGETVQHHLGVSGFATHAVVSELSVVPIGADVPADIAAIFGCAILTGGGAVLNEVDPQPGDSIAVVGLGGVGMSAIITAAALGVEEIVGIDMQADKCAKALELGATAAMTPAEAEESGRRFTAVIEAAGHPKALETAYKITAPGGLTVTVGLPAPGSTISIDPLVMTAEARRVHGCYLGSSVPAKDIPRYEELWRAGKLNAEGLISSHITLDEINQAMDNLAEGTALRQIIEFK from the coding sequence TTGTCTGACTCCATCACCATCCAGGGCGCTGTGCTGGAGCGCTCGGACGCGCAGCGCCCCTACGCGCAATCCCAGCCGATAAGCATCAGCGAACTAGAGCTCAGCGCCCCCGGTGAGGGCGAAGTCCTGGTCAAAATCACTGCCGCGGGCGTGTGCCACTCGGATCTCTCCGTGGTCAACAACAACCGTCCGCGGCCGCTGCCCATGCTGCTGGGCCACGAGTCCGCCGGCGTGGTCGAAGCCGTGGGGCCCGGCGTGTCCAACGTCAAGGTGGGCGACCACGTGGTGATGACCTTCCTGCCTCGCTGCGGCGAATGCGCCGGCTGCAAGACCGACGGCAAGATGCCCTGCGAGGTCGGATCCAAGTCCAACGGCGAAGGCACCCTCATCCGCGGCACCCGCCACCTGACACGCGCGGGCGAGACCGTCCAGCACCACCTGGGCGTATCCGGCTTCGCCACCCACGCCGTGGTCTCAGAGTTGTCCGTGGTGCCCATCGGCGCGGATGTGCCCGCAGACATCGCCGCAATCTTTGGCTGCGCCATTCTCACCGGCGGCGGCGCGGTGCTCAATGAGGTTGACCCGCAGCCGGGCGATAGTATCGCCGTCGTGGGCCTGGGCGGGGTGGGCATGTCCGCCATCATCACCGCCGCGGCCCTGGGCGTGGAGGAGATCGTGGGCATCGACATGCAGGCCGATAAGTGCGCCAAGGCCCTCGAACTCGGCGCTACCGCCGCCATGACCCCTGCCGAGGCCGAAGAATCCGGCCGCCGTTTTACCGCCGTCATCGAAGCCGCCGGCCACCCCAAGGCACTAGAGACCGCCTACAAGATCACCGCCCCCGGCGGCCTAACCGTAACCGTGGGCCTGCCCGCCCCCGGATCCACCATCAGCATCGATCCGCTAGTGATGACCGCGGAAGCCCGCCGCGTCCACGGCTGCTACCTGGGCTCTTCCGTGCCCGCCAAGGACATCCCCCGCTACGAGGAACTCTGGCGCGCGGGCAAGCTCAACGCCGAAGGACTCATCTCCTCCCACATCACGCTAGATGAGATCAACCAGGCCATGGACAACCTCGCAGAAGGCACCGCCCTGCGCCAAATCATCGAGTTCAAGTAG